A stretch of DNA from Spirosoma endbachense:
AAAGATGGGAATCAATCAGGGCCAATTACGCTGGTATTTGATAATAACAACTCCAGTAACCTGGATTTTATCCTGCATACCTTCGGGATTACTGATGTTAAAGGGCTACGCATTTTCACGACTAAATCAAACCGGGAGGTTATTGATTTTGTCCGAAAGAATCCATCTGCATTAGGCTTTATTGGTGTCAACTGGATTAGCGACGGCGATGAACCACTTACTGCCGAGCTTTCTAAAGATTTGCGCGTTGTTGGTATTTCGTCAAAAGAGAACCCTACAAAGCGAGCTGATTACTTTCAGCCCTTTCAGGAAGATTTAGGAATGCAGCGATACCCTTTACGAAGACCTGTCTACGTACTGAGTCGTGAATCACATCCGGGGCTGGGTGGAGGGCTCGTAAATTACGTTATGCGGGATGCCGGGTCGCTTATTATTTACAAACTTGGGCTTTGGCCTTCAATTGCCTATAACCGCGAAGTAAATCTCAGGAAATAACATTGTTTTCTTGAGACTAATATTTTTCGAAAATTAGCTATACTTATTTTTCTACCCCCACATTTGATGGTACATTCAATGTGGGGGTTTTTATATCCCAACTATCGCTACATGCGATAAAGTCTTGCTTAAATACCTACATATCTGTTTACAACCGCCACATCTCTATTGGTATAAAGAGTAATCGAGACAGCAACATTAATGGTGAAAATTGCTTCGATTAGGGCATATTTAGCAAATTACGATACGCAGGATGGTGCAATACAAAATCGGCCGCAAAGGCTTCTCCCTGTTTCGACCAGTGACCATCGCAACTGATGTATAAACTGGCTAAAGTGCCTTTATAAGACAGAAAAGCTGGAGCAAGAGAAATGAAAGTGGCTCCATTTCTACGGCAGAAATCGGACAAAATGGGGTCAATCCGATTTTCAGCTCCTTGTTTCAATGCCGAAAGATCGGCTAAAGTAGGTAATGACAGAATAAGTACTTGCTTTCCTTTGGCTTCTTTAATCAATTGGGTAAGCGATTGGCGAACATATTGCCACTGCTCTTCATTAAATGACTGATATCTGGTCATTTTTCCACTTTGAAAGCTTTTAGCGTTAGCTTCTCCCAATAGTCGAAACAAACTGGAATGAGCCAATAAATCAGCTTTGAGTTTATCGCCAAATGACAGGGCAGAATACAATGAATCAACGACTTTCAGTACTTTCGAGTTAGTCTGATGACCACTGGACAGCGCCTGACTTGTATTGGCCAGGCTATAGTTAAGCGTATAATTAGGCGCTTTACCATGCCAGTAAGGTACATAACTTGGCCAATCTACACGCATATAATCCTGCCGTTCATCAAGAATTTCAAAATCATTGGCAGGCAAAAAACCAACAAGTACGATATCATGGTCGAACTGCTTGACAATGCCTTTGTACATGAGGAAGTAATGAACAGGATTAGAGCCATTTACGGCAAAATTCAGATGTTCAGCTCCGGTCTCGCGTTCTAATATAGATGAGAATCGATAGGGCTCATTAACCAGATACCCTTCCATGAACGAATCGCCTACTATAGCTACTCGTTTTCTGTGTGGATTTAAATTGGTTAAAGACCGTTCACGGTCCATAGCCCCAACAGAGTTGTAGGAACGCCGGATTGAATCTCCTTCACAATTCACAAATCGATCCTTGCCCTTTGGCAAATGAGAGCGCCCCGCAATTGGATTTAAATCTCCAGCCGGAAAGGGGCGAATAGCGGTTACACCCGGAGAAACATAAAATCGTCTAAATACAAATGGAGAGCTTTTAACAAGCTGTAGACCTAATACGGTATGCCCAATTGTTTCCAACAACATCAGGAAAAACAGGGCTGATAGAAAAGCAAGCGATAGATTTTGTATCAATTTATGCCGTGACAGCAGCATTAAATGCAGGCAGAATCCAATTATGGCAACTACTATACTAAGTTTCGCAATATTTTTATAGGCGAAGTTGGCAACTAATCCATCTCCATTAGTGATAAAATTATCATATACATAACAGATTAATAGTAGACTTAACGTTATAAGTATGGTCAGCCCCCAAAATGTAACAGCCTTTTTTCTATGCGATATACGAAGAAGGTCTTTGGTCAAGGCAGGCGGTTCATCTGTCAATATCGTTTGCATTTTTTTTATTTAAAACGAAGTTGGACTGTATTTTTGGGTTATTGATTATCCCCGAAATACAGTTGACCCCTAAAACTATTTTCAGGATCGTTCCAACATTCCGGTGTGTGATAGAAGAGTAGATACTAGCTTTTGGAGCTTTATGCACAAAGCTAAGGTATCAATATTTATAATACCAAGTCGGCTCCTGCTGCAAGTATAAATTATTTAATCGAATGTTCACTCATATGTAATTAATATCAACAGTAAAAATACAAAGAAAAAAGGCTATTCTGCTGTTTTTTAGTAATTGTGGCTACCGAATCACATTAATTTATAGCCGAACTAAAAATATTGTGAACGATCCGGAAATATATAATTCAAAAAAAATACCACATACGTGCATACAAATCCCCTATCTATATAGTTATGTGTAAAAAAGGCGGTGTTTGGCAGATCGCTAAACAGACAAACGTAAAAGCAAGTTTTTTGATTTAAAAGCAATTTTTTAGTTTTGCTAATTGTTTAATACTCACAAAACCTTTTTTCTAATTTCCAACCTGAAATACATGATGAACAACCAGAAAAAATCGCTGTTGACCATCCTGTTCGTGGGGGCCATGACTGCTCCATTGATGGCGCAGGACGTCCAAACGGCACTGAAAGACGTGGAGGCTGAGCGATTTGCGAAAGCAGGCCAAACTCTTACGCAGTTAGCCACCAGTTCGCCATCGGCTGAGAATCAATTCTACCTGGGTTATTATTACCTGAGAAGTGGACAAATCGATCAGGCTAAAGCAGCTTTCGACAAGGGAGCAGCTGCCGATGCTAAAAATCAATTAAATAATATTGGTCTGGCTGGCGTAGCCTTAGCAAAAAAAGATCGGGCCGCTGCCAAAACGTTAATTGATAATGCTATTTCCGCAACGAAGAGCAAAGATCAGAATGCGTTGATCCGGGCGGGTGAAATGTACACGCTGGAAGAAACAAATGATCCAGCAGAAGCGATTCGCCTACTCACCATCGCTGACGAAAAAGACAAAAAGAACGAAAATGCCGAGATCGAGATGCTTCTGGGCGATGCGTACTTCTTGAAAAATGACGGTGGTAATGCGATCTCGAAATACGAAAACGCATTAACGATTACTCCCAATCTGGCGGAGGCTAACTACAAAATTGGCCGCTTATATCTCCGTGGGAAGAACTATGTAAAAGCTCAGGAATATTTCAAACTGGCTATTCAGAACGATCCAGAGTTTGCTCCTACGTATCGGGCATACGCTGATGCACTCGCAAACTCCCGTGCCTACAAAGCGGCTGCTACAAACTATGAACTGTACGTACAGAAGAGTGGAACAACCGATCCGGAGCAATTACTTGATGTAGCTCGCTACAAATTCCTGGCTCAGGATTATCAGGGAGCAATTGCCTATCTCGACCAACTGAAAGGGAAAATCAACAACCCAATTATTGATCGGATGTATGGCTGGGCTTACTCGGCTCTGGGCAAAAACAATGAATCGGTCGAATCATTGAACCGGTTCATTTCGACTGCTCCTCAGAAAGTAATTTATGACGATTACAAGTATCTTGGACGGGCATACTCGCAACTAGGAACACCAGAAGGCGATTCGCTTAGCATTATTAATCTGGAGAAAGCAGCTCCTCAGGATACGACGGAGAATCTGTACCGTGAGATTGGCGAGAAGCTTTATAAGAACAAGAAGTACGACAAGGCGGCTACGTATTACGCAAAAACAATCGCGAACGACAAAAAGCCACAAAACAATGACTTCTTGTGGTTAGGTCTTGCCAATTATCAATATGCTCCACGAGTAGGTCGGGATAGCACAGTTGCGCAGATGGACACCGCGCAGATTAAGCAGGTGAAGCAACAGTATTACTTACGGGCAGATTCGGCGTTTACACAAATGGCGCAACGAATTGAAGCAGATGGTAAAAAGTATCCTTTGGCTTACTATTATCGGGCCGGTGCTAACTACTATGCTTACCCGAACGATAAGGATAAAGCAGCTAGTTTAGCGGGTCCGCTTTATGAAAAATTCATTGAGCAGGCAATTGCTCCGGATTCTTCGGATAAGACGGACTATAAGCGATACTTAGTAACGTCTTATAAAGCATTGGCCGGATTCAGTATTTTAAAGAAAGACGACGCCAAAGCGAAGGAATATTTCGAAAAGGTGCTGGCCATTGATCCAAATGATGAAAGTGTGAAAAAAGCGCTGGAAGGCCCGAAAGAAGCACCAGCACCAGCTACTCCGGCTAAGCCTGCGGTTAAACCCAAGACTCCGGCTAAAAAGAGTACAGCCGGTAAATAATTTCACGGACTAATGAATCAAATAAAAAGCGCAGGCGGCCGTCTGCGCTTTTTATTTGATTTCCAGTTAATAAAAACCTGTTACCCGTTTCCAGTGCGTATATTATTTTCCGGGCGGAATCGTAACTTTGCGGGCGCAAATTTTTACCCAGACGACACTACCTTATAGAAGCCGTATGCTTAACCTTGTACTGTTTGGCCCTCCAGGTGCTGGCAAAGGAACACAGAGCGAGAAATTAATCCGCAAATACAATCTGGTTCATTTATCTACTGGCGATTTATTACGTTCTCAAATTGCTGCTGGTACAGAATTAGGGCAGAGGGCAAAGCAATTGATGGATCAGGGCTTATTAGTACCAGATGAGGTAGTGATTGGCATGATTGAAAATAAGTTACAAGAGAATCAATCTGCCGCAGGATTCATTTTTGATGGATTTCCGCGAACTGTTCCTCAGGCAGAAGCGCTGGATCAACTGTTGAGTCAGCACGATACTCAGATTACGACCATGATTGCTCTTGTTGTAGACGATGAAGAGTTAACCCGGCGTTTATTATTGCGAGGGCAAACCTCTGGCCGCCCGGATGATCAGAATGAAGAACTCATTCGACGGCGTGTTAAAGAATATAACGACAAAACTACCCCGGTAGCCGATTACTATAATCAGCAGGGAAAGTTTGCCGCCATCGATGGTATTGGTGATATTGAAACGATCTTCAGTCTTATCTGTAGTAAGATTGAGCAGGCCGTTAGTTAGATTTTCGTTACCAACCCAGAAGAATACCTACACTATAGGTATAGGGAGTATATAACATATGGCTTCATCCAATTTTATTGACTACGTAAAAATAAACTGTCGTTCGGGCGCGGGCGGAGCTGGATCGGTTCACTTCCGACGCGAAAAGCATACCCCTAAAGGTGGCCCTGATGGCGGTGATGGTGGACGGGGTGGCCATATTATTTTAAAAGGAAACGCTCAACTCTGGACGTTGCTTCACTTAAAATATCGTAAACACGTAAAAGCGGAGAACGGAACAGCCGGTGAAGGTGGCCGACGGAGTGGTGCGCAAGGCCAGGACGTTATTTTGGAAGTACCACTGGGAACCATTGCCCGCAATCCCGATACAGGAAAGCAGTTAGCCGAAATTACTGAAGACGGGCAGGAAATCATTCTGTTTCCTGGCGGCAGAGGTGGCTTAGGCAACGACCATTTTAAATCAGCAACCCAGCAGGCCCCCGATTATGCTCAACCAGGCGAAGCGGGCCTTGAAGAATGGGTTGTACTGGAATTAAAACTTCTGGCTGATGTTGGCCTGGTCGGCTTTCCTAATGCTGGTAAGTCCACGCTGTTATCTGTATTATCGGCGGCCCGGCCCGAAATTGCTGATTACCCTTTTACAACCCTTGTACCTAATTTAGGTGTCGTAGCGTATAGAGATTATAAATCGTTCGTGATGGCCGACATTCCGGGCATTATAGAGGGAGCGTCTCAGGGGAAAGGGCTCGGTCTGCGCTTTCTGCGGCATATTGAACGCAACTCGGTTCTTTTGTTCGTAATACCAGCGAACAGCGATGATATTCGTCAGGAGTATAATACGCTACTGAATGAATTACGTGAATATAATCCAGAATTGATGGATAAAGATCGCTTACTGGCTATCTCAAAAATAGACTTGGTTGACCAGAGCGACATAGCACGGATTAAAGAAACATTACCAAAGAAATTACCCGTAACGTTTATATCGGCGGTTAGCCAACTTGGATTAGATGAATTGAAGGACAGCATCTGGCAACGCTTAACGGCAAATCCAGAGCCAGCCGAGTAAATAGTTTCGAATTTAGTAAATCTGGCCGCCAAGAATACAACCTGGCCGCATCTATACGCACTATGAAACATATTTCGTTGGCCTGCTATCTGGCAGTGTGGCTATTATTGCCAACTCTATTGATGGCTCAGATTCAAGTATCGTTTCCTACTACCCGGGCTGTTTTTCAGCGTAATAATGCCAATCAGGCGATTATTAGGATCACCGGTTACTACACAGCCACGATCACACAGGTACAGGCCAGAGTACAGGCCAGAAATGGGCAAGGTACTTCTGTAGACTGGCAGCCTATCCAAAATAGCCCAGGTGGTGGAACCTACGCAGGCGATCTTACTGTATCGGGCGGTTGGTATGATCTTCAGGTACGGGGTATGAACAACGGGCAGCAGGTTGGAGATATCATTACTGTCGAACGCGTTGGTGTAGGAGAAGTATTTGTCGTAGCCGGCCAATCAAACGCACAGGGCGTTCACTATAGTGCACCTATCTCGACAGATGATCGGGTTAATTGCGTAAACTATAGATACCCCGACAACGGCTTCCCGAATGACCCTCCCGTACCTCAATTCTCGCACTTAGACAATGGGGCAGGTTTTACTATTGCTCCCCGTGGCATGGGAAGTTGGTGCTGGGGCCGCCTGGGTGATCTTTTGGCCACTAGGCTGAATGTTCCTGTTATGTTTTTTAACGCAGCTTTTACAGGAACATCCGTTCGAAACTGGAGTGATAGTGCCCCAGCGGGTGGTACGGCCTACGGGTATGGGGGATCACCTTATCCGGCTCGGCAACCTTATATAAACCTCAAATTTGCCTTACAGAATTATTGCAATATGCTTGGTGTACGGGCTGTTTTATGGCACCAGGGAGAAGCTGACAATTTGTTCAATACAACGACTCAAAGCTACGTCACCGACCTTCAGTTTGTTATTAATCAAACCCGGCAGGATTTTGGCAGAAACGTTTCCTGGGTAGTTGCCAGAGCTTCCCATTATGATCCTTTAGGGCCAAGTAGCAAAATAATCGCTGCCCAGGATCAGGTTATTGCGACAACGCCTAATGTATTTGCTGGTCCCTCTACCGACACCGTTCAGGTTCCACGTTATCGTGCGCCCCTTTTTGATCCTGATCGTGTTCATTTCGATTTTAATGGATTAATCTCAGTCTCTAATCTTTGGAATAGTAGCTTAAGTGATGCCTTCTTCCAGACATCGACTCCTCATGGCCCCGCTTTGGCCCCAACGGTTACGGTAGCGTGTGCAGGTAATAACTTAACGTTCACAATTAATGGTAGTTATTCGTCCATTCAGTGGGAATCGGGTGAAACAACCCAAAGCATAACAAAAGGGCCCGGTACGCTATACCGAGCCAAGGTTAAAGATGCACAGGGGAATACAAATTTTACCAGTTACCTGCGCGTTTCAGATACGCCAGTAGCCTCAATAGTCAGTAATAGGCCACCTGCGATCTGTGATGGAAGCACACTCGCCCTGACCGCTAATTACGATAATGTAACCTGGCTTAGTCAGCCCAACAATACCAGTGTTGCTTCAGGGAAAACATTTAATGCCAGCGCGGCTGGTGCCTATTCGGTTCGATACCGGGATGTCAGTGGCTGTGATTTTGTTTCAAATACCCTCCAGCTTACACTCAATCCTCTTCCGGCAACTCCAACTATAACGAACAGTAAGCCAACCACTTTTTGCCAGGGCGATAATACTGTTTTGCTGGCTTCCAGCGATAATGTTGTCTATAACTGGAGTGATGGACAAAAAACCAAGCAAATTACCGTCACGACATCAGGTTCCTATACGGCTACCGTAACCGATCAGAACGGTTGCACATCAAAACCATCTAATGTGCTTCAGGTAGTATCCAATCCGTTGCCTGCAAAACCCACCATTGTAGCCAATGGCGCTACTACTTTCTGCGCAGACAGGAATGTTATATTGACTGCTTCAACTGAAACGGCCTATTTCTGGACAAACGGGCAAACGGTTCAAAGCCTGACCATTACTCAGTCTGGCGATTACTCCCTCACCACCCGAAATCAGTTCGGTTGCCCATCTGTGCCATCCGATATTGTTACAGTCAAGGTAAACCCGCTTCCTCCCACGCCTTCCGTATCGGCAGCTGGAGCCACAACGTTCTGTGCTGGCAATAGTGTTGCGTTAAATGCAACATCTCCTTTCGATGTAGTCTGGTCGAGCGGGCAGGTGAACAAAACGATCACGGTAAATCAATCGGGCAATTATGCCGCACAGGCTCGTGACCAGAATAGTTGCTTATCTGTTTTCTCGTCGGTTATTAATGTACGCGTAAATCCTTTACCTAACGCTCCAACCATATTATCCAGCCGTTCGCCAACAATCTGCCAGGGCGATAGGGTAACATTTACAGTAGAGGGTCCTTATACAGTCTTCTGGTCAACCGGCGATTCCACTCGTAGTATTACAACCGGGCAGGCAGGCAACTACTCCGCACGAGTTCGCGATGTAAATGGCTGTGTTTCGACACAATCAAATCCTACCGTTGTTGATGTTAAAGCGCTACCTCCTGCTCCAACCATAAATTCGATTGGAACGTATACGCTTGAAGCGGTTAGTTCGACCAATGGCGATCGTTTTCTGTGGCGTCGGGATAATGATTCATTAGCTGTCCAAACCGCCATTATTAAAGCTGGAACATCAGGTAACTATACCGCCCGCTCATCGATCGTTTATTCAAATACACTCACGTGTTTCTCGTTACCCTCGGCCGCCTATCTGCTGACAATTGATCCAAGTTTTAATGGACTTAGCGTTTACCCAAACCCAAATCCAAATAAAATTGTCATTGTTGAAACCCAGCAAAACCTAGCAAACGCTACGCTCACGTTATATACGTTGACTGGCCAAAAAGTTCTGGTTCGAAACATTGCGGTATTCGATGAGCGGAAGCAACTTACCCTAACCGACTTACCAGCTGGTGTTTATATTCTACGAGTTGAAGCTTCTGGCTTTACTGGGTCCAAACGAATTTTGCTCGGTTTGTAATATTATTGCCAAATACACCGTTCAATCATAAAATCCCCGGCAAAATTTGTATTTTGCCGGGGATTTTATGATTGAACGGTGTATTTATTAAGTAAGGTCTGATTGTTGCTATAAGAAATAAATTACGCCTTGATCAGCATACCTACTAGCAACAGGACTGAAGAAAACTGACACATGAAAAACTATTATATCCTGTACATTTTTCTGCTATTTAGTCAGAGGGCTATGCTTCCCAATGCTAAAGCGCAGACTACCGGTCAGGCAATAAAGATTACGTATCCTGAAAGCCGGGCCATTTTCCAACGGGGAGCCGATAACACGAGTACAATTTACGTATCGGGCAATTACTACCAACCAGTTGATAGTGTCCAGGCTCGTGTTATTGCTGAGGTTGCAGGACAGGGCATAAACACCGAGTGGGCTACCATCCAGCGGAATCCACAGGGGGGAATCTTTCAAAGCTCTATCCGGGCGCAGGGAGGTTGGTATCGGCTGGAGATACAGGCCTTTTCGGGAGGAGCCATAGTGGGTAGTGACGTAATCCGCAAAATTGGTGTTGGCGAAGTATTCATTGTCACGGGTCAGTCTAATGCACAAGGTTTTCAGAACTTCGGCGCAGTAGGGGCAGCTGATGATCGGGTCAACTGCGTTACCTATGATAACTCGACGGCAAATTCGCTGGCCGATCCACCAGCGCCTTCCTTTCAGCAACTTGGTGCCGCTTCACTGATTGGGCCCCGCGGCCAGAGTGCCTGGTGCTGGGGTGTACTGGGCGATTTAATTGCGAAACAATATAATGTTCCCGTGCTGTTCATCAATACGGCCTGGGAAGCTACGATCATCAAAAACTGGGTAGAAAGTTCAAACAATCAGACAACCCTCAAGTGGTTTAACAGCCAGCCGTTTCCGGCTGGAATGCCTTACGCAAACTTAGTGATCGCCCTTCGTTATTATTGCTCTCTTCAGGGGTTACGCGCTGTGTTGTGGCAACAGGGCGAAAATGATAACTTTCCAATACACTCCACTCGAAAAGTATACGCTGATGACATGCAGTATCTGATCAATAAGACGCGCTCAGATACAGATCGTTATCCGGCCTGGGTTTTGGCACGATCATCATACAACACAGGCCAGGTAAGCGAAGACATTATTCAGGCCCAAAACGACGTTATCAATACCTATAACAACAATGTTTTTGCGGGACCCTTTACCGATAATATTCAGATTCCCCGTTATGAAGGCGATGTTCACTTTGGCGGAGATGGCTTAAAGCAATTAGGTCAGGCCTGGTTCAACAGCCTGAATTCTATTTTCTTCGCCACATCGCGTCCATTAACACCACTCCCTTCACCCGCCATTAAAATAACTTGTGCAGCAAATAACGCCTTGACAGTTTCATTGCCTGATCTGTATAAATCATATGTGTGGAACAGCGGACAAACGACACAATCGATCACAATCAATAAGTCAGGAGTTTATCGTGCGACTCTGAAAGATAAATATGGCAATACATATTTATCACCCGCTATTGACGTACAAGGCGTAATCCAGCCAACAGTTCCAACAATTTCGCTGAGTAAACAGCCAGGGCAACCGGCCGGTTCTCAGCAACAGATTTGTGCCGATTCAACGTTAACGCTGGTCGCTACTTCTTCCACGGGCAGTATTCCGGTATGGAGTACAGGCATTGCCAGCAGATCAATTACGGTAGGCACATCAGGGGTTTATTCGGCTCAGTCAGTAAATGTATATGGCTGCAAATCAGCACAATCATCAACCATCACATTAACGGCTCGCCCTAAATTACCGGCACCTACGGTCGAACAAGTCGGTACTTACTCGCTACAGGCAACGCTACCTACCCCAACAGGCGGACAGATCGATCAGTTTGACTGGCGCCGGTCCGGCGAAGTTATTCCACAGAATGGGCCAGTCGTAAAAGTTATTGTAAGCGGGAGTTATTCAGCTCGCGATAAAACGACATTCGCATTGAATAATAGCTCCAATCTGACTTGTTACTCTAACTACAGCGCGCCTAAAGATTTTGTGTTCGATCAGACCACCGGCGGAGTCAGTGTATACCCAAATCCGTCAAACGATGGTGTTGTAACCATCGAAACGATTGAAAACCTGAAAGACGCCCTTGTCGACGTTTTTTCATTAACAGGACAGCAACTGTCATCATTTGTGGTTCCAATTTTTGATGAGCGCAAATTGCTTAATTTATCGGGTCTTGCTCAGGGTGAATATATTATCCGCGTCCGGTCGGCAGGCTTTAACGTCTCCCGGCGTATTATCATCGCCCGATAGAAGTAAAGCAATACTCGTTTATACATAAATAAGACCTTTTCCTGGAAAAGGTCTTATTTTGTTTTACACCTGACCAGGGATCAACAGAGACTTGCTTAATCTTGAAAAAACGATGGTTATTCTGTATCTTTGGAAGATGTTCGGGCTAAGGTTCAATGGCAACTAAATGTGTCTATTGGTTTTATCGCTACATTTGCGCCGATATTTTCAATTCATTGTATGAACGCAACCTACCTCCCGGCCGACTATCTGCCGGTGCTGATCCAGCTTGGTTTAGCCCTTGGTTTCATCGTCACAACGATGCTTGTAACCCACGCCATTGGCCCCAAGCGTCATAGCCAAAAAAAGGACGATCCCTTTGAGTGTGGGATTCCTGTTCATGGTGATGCCCGTACTCCAATTTCCATCAAGTATTTCCTGATTGCTATCCTGTTCGTATTGTTCGATGTGGAAGTAATCTTTTTGTACCCATGGGCAGTAAATTTTAAAGGACTGGGTTTAACCGGTTTTATCGAAATGGTTCTGTTTATGGGCTTATTACTGGCGGGTTTCTACTACATCATCCGTAAGGGTGTTCTGAATTGGGAATAGGCCTCAACAAATGAATTTTCGAGCATATTTATTCGTTGTTATAGTAAGCAAATACAACGTATCTTATGGCAACTGACATTAAGCTGGCCGAAGCACCCGCGAGTTACGATGGACCGGGATTTTCCGCCACTTCATTCGATAAAATTATTGGATTGGCTCGGGCAAATTCCCTCTGGCCACTTCCATTTGCAACTTCCTGCTGTGGCATTGAGTTCATGTCAACCATGGCCTCAACCTTCGATCTGGCCCGTTTCGGGTCGGAGCGACCAAGTTTTTCACCTCGCCAGGCCGATATGCTATTGGTAGCCGGAACAATTGCCAAAAAGATGGGGCCGGTTGTTAAGCAGGTATACCTGCAAATGGCCGAGCCACGCTGGGTAATTGCCATTGGGGCCTGTGCGTCAAGTGGTGGTATCTTCGATACATATAGTGTGTTGCAGGGCATCGACCGCATCATTCCTGTCGATGTATATGTACCGGGTTGCCCCCCTCGCCCCGAGCAGATTCTGGATGGCGTGATGCAGGTGCAGGAACTCGCCAAGAACGAATCGCTTCGTCGTCGAAATACTGAAGAGTATCAGAAACTGTTGAATTCGTATAGCATACAATAAATAGTAAATTAGTGAATGAGTAAATGAGCATCCAGCCTCTTCTTACCCATTCACTAGTTCGCTCGTTCACTCATTCACTAATTGAAGATGCTGACCAACGAAGAAGTTGCGCAGACCATTATTAATCAGTTTGGCGAGGCTGTCAGTGATTTTGATGATCCGTATGACCTGCTAACCTTTTCGACTACTCGGGAAACGATTATCCCGCTGATCACTTACCTAAAAGACCATCAGACATTTCAGGTTGGTTTTTTGACTGATATCACCGGCATACATTACCCGGATTCAGTGGGTAAAGAGTTCTGTGTGGTCTATCATCTACACAGTCTGACCAACAACTTCCGGTTGCGAGTCAAAGTCTATCTGTCAGCAGATGATCTTCACATTCCGACCGCGAGTCCCGTTTTTGCCAGTGCAAACTGGATGGAACGCGAAACCTTCGACTTTTTTGGGATTATTTTCGATGGACACCCTGATCTGCGCCGAATCCTGAACATGGAGGAAATGGATTATTTCCCGATGCGCAAAGAATATCCGCTCGAAGACGCCACCCGCGAA
This window harbors:
- a CDS encoding adenylate kinase, producing the protein MLNLVLFGPPGAGKGTQSEKLIRKYNLVHLSTGDLLRSQIAAGTELGQRAKQLMDQGLLVPDEVVIGMIENKLQENQSAAGFIFDGFPRTVPQAEALDQLLSQHDTQITTMIALVVDDEELTRRLLLRGQTSGRPDDQNEELIRRRVKEYNDKTTPVADYYNQQGKFAAIDGIGDIETIFSLICSKIEQAVS
- a CDS encoding tetratricopeptide repeat protein translates to MMNNQKKSLLTILFVGAMTAPLMAQDVQTALKDVEAERFAKAGQTLTQLATSSPSAENQFYLGYYYLRSGQIDQAKAAFDKGAAADAKNQLNNIGLAGVALAKKDRAAAKTLIDNAISATKSKDQNALIRAGEMYTLEETNDPAEAIRLLTIADEKDKKNENAEIEMLLGDAYFLKNDGGNAISKYENALTITPNLAEANYKIGRLYLRGKNYVKAQEYFKLAIQNDPEFAPTYRAYADALANSRAYKAAATNYELYVQKSGTTDPEQLLDVARYKFLAQDYQGAIAYLDQLKGKINNPIIDRMYGWAYSALGKNNESVESLNRFISTAPQKVIYDDYKYLGRAYSQLGTPEGDSLSIINLEKAAPQDTTENLYREIGEKLYKNKKYDKAATYYAKTIANDKKPQNNDFLWLGLANYQYAPRVGRDSTVAQMDTAQIKQVKQQYYLRADSAFTQMAQRIEADGKKYPLAYYYRAGANYYAYPNDKDKAASLAGPLYEKFIEQAIAPDSSDKTDYKRYLVTSYKALAGFSILKKDDAKAKEYFEKVLAIDPNDESVKKALEGPKEAPAPATPAKPAVKPKTPAKKSTAGK
- a CDS encoding PstS family phosphate ABC transporter substrate-binding protein, with protein sequence MEVFGLIVPIKVFEQMIRLGIGGSVLLLGLLSCDSGKPPLDNPSRGSIVIAADESFRPLVTQLTSAYSGIYPDAHFKVIYKPEQEAINLMLKDSARIAFTTRMLSTNEKAVLNQRKIVGSTTKLATDGVALIINKANNDSLLTMSELKQVFTGKLAQWSQLKDGNQSGPITLVFDNNNSSNLDFILHTFGITDVKGLRIFTTKSNREVIDFVRKNPSALGFIGVNWISDGDEPLTAELSKDLRVVGISSKENPTKRADYFQPFQEDLGMQRYPLRRPVYVLSRESHPGLGGGLVNYVMRDAGSLIIYKLGLWPSIAYNREVNLRK
- a CDS encoding SGNH/GDSL hydrolase family protein — its product is MLLETIGHTVLGLQLVKSSPFVFRRFYVSPGVTAIRPFPAGDLNPIAGRSHLPKGKDRFVNCEGDSIRRSYNSVGAMDRERSLTNLNPHRKRVAIVGDSFMEGYLVNEPYRFSSILERETGAEHLNFAVNGSNPVHYFLMYKGIVKQFDHDIVLVGFLPANDFEILDERQDYMRVDWPSYVPYWHGKAPNYTLNYSLANTSQALSSGHQTNSKVLKVVDSLYSALSFGDKLKADLLAHSSLFRLLGEANAKSFQSGKMTRYQSFNEEQWQYVRQSLTQLIKEAKGKQVLILSLPTLADLSALKQGAENRIDPILSDFCRRNGATFISLAPAFLSYKGTLASLYISCDGHWSKQGEAFAADFVLHHPAYRNLLNMP
- the obgE gene encoding GTPase ObgE — translated: MASSNFIDYVKINCRSGAGGAGSVHFRREKHTPKGGPDGGDGGRGGHIILKGNAQLWTLLHLKYRKHVKAENGTAGEGGRRSGAQGQDVILEVPLGTIARNPDTGKQLAEITEDGQEIILFPGGRGGLGNDHFKSATQQAPDYAQPGEAGLEEWVVLELKLLADVGLVGFPNAGKSTLLSVLSAARPEIADYPFTTLVPNLGVVAYRDYKSFVMADIPGIIEGASQGKGLGLRFLRHIERNSVLLFVIPANSDDIRQEYNTLLNELREYNPELMDKDRLLAISKIDLVDQSDIARIKETLPKKLPVTFISAVSQLGLDELKDSIWQRLTANPEPAE